The following coding sequences are from one Leptolyngbya sp. NIES-3755 window:
- a CDS encoding ABC transporter-like protein (similar to AA sequence:cyanobase_aa:Ava_2860) — protein sequence MSTMISMQGITKTYRLGEVEVPILKGIDLSIGEGEYVAIMGASGSGKSTLMNIVGCLDRATEGHYVFEGEDLTTFNDDELAYVRNQRIGFVFQQFNLLPRATALENVMLPMIYANVPKSERRDRATEALIQVGLADRLGNRPNQLSGGQQQRVAIARALVNHPALVLADEPTGALDTKTSQDVMNLLTELNDQGITIVLVTHEPDVAAQTKRIIRIQDGYVMNPSEALALNFSR from the coding sequence ATGAGTACAATGATCTCGATGCAAGGAATTACGAAAACTTACCGTCTAGGAGAAGTAGAAGTTCCGATTCTGAAAGGCATTGATTTGTCGATCGGTGAAGGGGAATATGTTGCCATCATGGGGGCATCCGGTTCAGGAAAATCGACTTTAATGAACATTGTCGGATGTCTCGATCGAGCCACTGAAGGTCATTACGTCTTTGAAGGCGAGGATCTAACGACTTTTAATGATGATGAGCTTGCTTATGTTCGCAATCAACGAATTGGCTTTGTGTTTCAGCAGTTCAATCTCCTTCCACGCGCAACCGCACTCGAAAATGTGATGTTGCCCATGATTTATGCCAATGTACCAAAATCTGAGCGACGCGATCGAGCCACTGAAGCTCTCATTCAAGTTGGACTCGCCGATCGACTTGGAAACCGTCCAAATCAGCTATCCGGCGGACAGCAACAAAGAGTCGCGATCGCTCGTGCATTAGTCAATCATCCTGCTCTAGTTCTAGCTGATGAGCCAACAGGTGCACTTGATACAAAAACCTCACAAGATGTCATGAATTTGCTGACTGAGCTAAATGATCAAGGAATTACGATCGTCTTAGTAACTCACGAACCGGATGTTGCTGCACAGACTAAACGCATCATTCGGATTCAGGATGGCTATGTGATGAACCCTTCAGAAGCTTTAGCCTTAAATTTTTCAAGATAG
- a CDS encoding histidine kinase (similar to AA sequence:cyanobase_aa:Cyan7425_1400): protein MDRLIPEVSRFSGSLRSRLPNHSYRLILYLEWIILGLAFLLEIRPAKFGIDTSAQVLVILILIGFGLMGLRLPTRTRNKVLYTALELGLLVVTFWLDRRTGFFPLLGLVIAIRSCLMFGQIGRLIVAGLVFVSSTLLLFLGTSAPPPPRPRPDLSSDAIANTILTLNINTAITFGLTLLFILLLVNALLAERESREKLLVANDQLRSYALRIEDQAALQERNRIAREIHDALGHALTAQSIQLENAVLFLPPNSEKSKSFLEESQRLGAKALQEVRRSIATLRSNPLQGRSLEDAIATLITDFQTTTGITPNYQRYLSQSIPTEISTAIYRIVQESLTNIAKHSAATLVNIQLQQRYNTLYLKIDDNGQGFDPERNTTGFGLQGMRERTLALGGQFLLTSHSRQGCHVAVSIPLPQPVL, encoded by the coding sequence ATGGATCGTTTAATTCCAGAAGTATCTCGATTTAGCGGAAGTCTGCGATCGCGTTTACCAAATCATTCGTATCGTCTAATTCTCTATTTAGAGTGGATTATTCTTGGACTCGCTTTTCTTCTAGAAATTCGACCCGCTAAATTTGGCATTGATACCTCTGCCCAAGTGCTCGTCATTCTGATTTTGATTGGCTTTGGATTGATGGGTTTACGTCTTCCCACCCGGACACGCAATAAAGTTCTCTATACTGCACTGGAACTGGGCTTGCTCGTTGTTACGTTTTGGCTCGATCGACGAACTGGATTTTTCCCGCTGCTCGGTCTTGTGATTGCGATTCGCAGTTGTCTCATGTTCGGACAAATCGGGCGATTAATCGTCGCTGGATTAGTGTTCGTTTCATCAACTCTGCTGTTATTTCTTGGAACATCAGCCCCGCCACCCCCAAGACCCAGACCTGATCTTTCCTCAGATGCGATCGCGAATACAATTCTGACACTGAATATCAATACTGCTATCACTTTTGGATTAACGTTGCTGTTTATTCTATTGCTAGTCAATGCTTTACTTGCAGAACGCGAGAGTCGAGAGAAATTGTTAGTTGCAAATGATCAACTGCGCTCTTATGCACTCCGAATTGAAGATCAAGCTGCACTCCAAGAACGCAATCGAATTGCACGAGAAATTCATGATGCTCTGGGTCATGCGCTCACGGCTCAAAGTATCCAACTCGAAAATGCAGTGCTATTTTTGCCACCCAATAGCGAGAAAAGTAAATCTTTTTTAGAAGAATCTCAACGATTAGGCGCAAAAGCCCTTCAAGAAGTCCGTCGATCGATTGCAACATTACGATCGAATCCCTTACAAGGACGATCCTTAGAAGATGCGATCGCGACTTTAATCACAGATTTTCAAACGACAACGGGTATTACTCCAAACTATCAGCGATACCTTTCTCAATCCATTCCCACTGAAATTAGCACCGCCATCTACCGCATTGTTCAAGAGTCCCTCACCAACATTGCCAAACATAGTGCAGCAACGTTAGTCAACATCCAACTTCAACAACGTTACAATACGCTCTACCTCAAAATCGATGATAACGGACAAGGCTTTGATCCAGAGCGCAATACGACCGGATTTGGACTCCAAGGAATGCGAGAACGAACACTGGCATTAGGTGGACAATTTCTGCTGACCAGTCACTCCAGACAAGGCTGTCATGTTGCTGTCTCAATTCCGCTACCTCAGCCAGTCCTATAA
- a CDS encoding lytic transglycosylase (similar to AA sequence:cyanobase_aa:LBDG_20040) yields MRKPLFKERKFWLSLAAGAGAIGLIAGALLPIEKLREVSQMPSNAVSSLQSLNPPQSSGVGTPSPVISPLVTKSANERGAALQQVTQRATSTLERDRARYLLATDFIAQGQGEKALEQLKDLEKSYPVLAAQIGVRRAQAYEVAGKQKEATQTLQEVVKQFPKDPATAEALFNLGRKDAKFWDQALQQFPSHPRSVEIATTRLKQNPKQLPLLLLVARYGMDSQGYTDLLDRLVSQFGNQLKPDDWEAIAFGYWENQVYDKGAIAYSRAPQTPLTAYRSARGLHLSGKPGATERYRQMVQQFPQSQEAGLALTRLADIAETPQTAIAYLDQVIQNFPDRAPAALVEKSKMLDKMNSGKTAAQMRQLVLTQYANSDAAAEMRWEYAQKSAQAGNLKLARQWAEPILTNNPTSEIAAEAGFWTGKWAQTIGNNDQAAKLFQKVLSDHPESYYAWRSASILGWNVGDFNTVRSMNPQVQKPLSRPELPAGSVALKELFQLGQDRDAWSHWQIEFQNRVKPSIAEQFTDGVMRLGVGDNLDGIFMVGSLRDRDTAEDKAQYQQLKKNIGYWQALYPFPYVEQIENWSQQRQLNPMLVTALIRQESRFEPNIRSSVGAVGLMQVMPETGQYIANNIKVKEFKLADPETNIKFGTWYLDYTHAQYSNNSLLAVASYNAGPGAVSGWLSKAKTQDPDEFVESIPYSETRGYVKSVLGNYWNYLRLYNPEISQRVAQVAANHPRGN; encoded by the coding sequence ATGCGAAAGCCACTGTTTAAAGAACGAAAATTTTGGTTAAGCCTCGCCGCTGGAGCGGGTGCGATCGGATTAATTGCGGGTGCATTATTGCCGATCGAGAAACTCAGAGAGGTGTCGCAAATGCCGTCTAATGCGGTGAGTTCGCTTCAGTCGCTCAATCCTCCTCAATCGAGTGGCGTGGGAACTCCTAGCCCAGTGATTAGTCCTTTGGTGACGAAATCTGCAAATGAACGAGGTGCAGCACTTCAGCAAGTGACTCAACGTGCGACTTCAACTTTGGAGCGCGATCGAGCACGATATTTATTGGCAACAGATTTTATTGCTCAAGGTCAAGGCGAAAAAGCTCTAGAACAACTGAAAGATTTAGAGAAGAGCTATCCAGTATTAGCGGCACAAATTGGAGTGAGACGTGCTCAAGCTTATGAAGTTGCGGGCAAGCAGAAGGAAGCCACTCAGACGCTACAAGAAGTCGTAAAACAGTTTCCTAAAGATCCTGCTACGGCTGAAGCATTGTTTAATTTAGGGCGAAAGGATGCAAAATTTTGGGATCAAGCTCTACAACAATTTCCGTCGCATCCCCGATCCGTTGAGATTGCCACAACTCGTTTAAAGCAAAATCCGAAACAGTTACCGTTACTGCTTCTGGTTGCTCGATACGGCATGGATTCGCAAGGGTATACCGACTTGCTCGATCGATTAGTTTCACAGTTCGGCAATCAGCTAAAACCGGACGATTGGGAAGCGATCGCGTTTGGCTATTGGGAGAATCAAGTCTATGACAAGGGCGCGATCGCGTATTCTCGTGCGCCTCAAACGCCGTTAACCGCTTATCGATCGGCTCGTGGATTGCATCTGAGCGGGAAGCCTGGAGCAACTGAGCGCTATCGTCAAATGGTGCAACAGTTTCCACAATCACAAGAGGCAGGATTGGCTCTAACTCGATTGGCAGACATCGCAGAGACACCACAAACTGCGATCGCGTATCTTGATCAAGTGATTCAGAATTTTCCCGATCGTGCTCCCGCTGCCTTAGTTGAAAAGTCGAAAATGCTCGACAAGATGAACAGCGGCAAAACGGCGGCACAAATGCGTCAGTTAGTGTTGACTCAGTACGCGAATTCGGATGCTGCGGCAGAAATGCGCTGGGAATATGCTCAAAAAAGTGCCCAAGCTGGAAATCTCAAACTCGCTCGACAGTGGGCAGAGCCGATTCTAACGAACAATCCTACGAGTGAAATTGCAGCCGAAGCGGGATTCTGGACGGGCAAATGGGCGCAAACGATCGGCAACAATGATCAAGCCGCGAAACTGTTCCAAAAAGTCCTGAGCGATCATCCTGAATCGTATTACGCTTGGCGATCGGCATCGATTCTCGGCTGGAATGTGGGCGACTTTAATACGGTTCGATCGATGAATCCTCAAGTGCAAAAACCGCTCTCTCGTCCGGAGTTACCTGCGGGATCTGTTGCACTCAAAGAACTATTCCAACTCGGTCAAGATCGTGATGCTTGGTCACACTGGCAAATCGAATTTCAGAATCGGGTGAAACCGTCGATCGCTGAGCAGTTTACCGATGGGGTGATGCGGTTAGGCGTGGGCGATAATCTCGATGGTATCTTTATGGTGGGAAGTTTACGCGATCGGGACACCGCTGAAGACAAAGCTCAATACCAACAATTAAAAAAGAACATTGGATATTGGCAAGCGCTCTATCCATTCCCGTATGTTGAGCAGATCGAGAATTGGTCACAGCAACGACAGCTTAATCCGATGTTGGTTACGGCTTTGATTCGACAAGAATCGCGGTTTGAGCCAAATATTCGATCGAGTGTCGGTGCGGTTGGACTCATGCAAGTGATGCCCGAAACGGGTCAATATATTGCTAACAACATCAAAGTCAAAGAGTTCAAGCTGGCTGATCCTGAAACGAATATCAAGTTTGGAACCTGGTATTTGGACTATACCCATGCCCAGTACAGTAATAATTCCTTGTTAGCTGTTGCCAGCTATAATGCCGGACCTGGAGCAGTTTCAGGCTGGTTAAGCAAAGCAAAAACGCAAGATCCAGACGAATTTGTTGAATCGATTCCGTATTCTGAAACTAGAGGCTACGTGAAATCGGTGTTAGGTAACTATTGGAATTATCTGAGATTGTACAATCCAGAGATTTCTCAGCGGGTTGCCCAAGTCGCGGCGAATCATCCAAGGGGCAATTAA
- a CDS encoding hypothetical protein (similar to AA sequence:cyanobase_aa:Npun_F6383) — MKKLTKRATQQAAFGEIVGIATEALWSNKLRTGLTMLGVVIGIASVTSITSIGQGIQKNIGQQIQSLGTDVLQVMPGAARSGNVVQGAGSISTLTWEDAKAIENGAPSAKIVSATLQRSTQVVYGGTNTNTTVYGADVNYPEARNTHPQMGRYFTQQELDQSAQVAVLGSTVQKKLFGNSTGLNEKIRVQGEIYRVIGVMESKGSQGPMDRDDTVFIPLTTMSSRIVGNNAIRGVSVNTIWIKGANQEALTAAQFQVTNILRLRHNIYNPDNDDFRIMNQSDLISTFSNVIGVLTVLVVAIASISLVVGGIGIANIMLVSVVERTREIGVRKALGASNSAILTQFMIEAISISMLGGVVGAGTGVLIAFGSSLAFSFPFVVSSASIVVGFVLSTGVGFIAGVIPARNAARLDPITALRSE, encoded by the coding sequence ATGAAGAAACTAACAAAAAGAGCCACCCAACAAGCAGCCTTCGGAGAAATCGTTGGTATTGCAACCGAAGCACTTTGGAGCAACAAACTTAGAACTGGGTTAACCATGCTCGGTGTCGTGATCGGGATTGCTTCGGTGACTTCAATTACCTCGATCGGGCAAGGAATTCAGAAGAACATTGGACAGCAGATTCAATCTCTCGGAACGGATGTCTTACAAGTAATGCCCGGTGCGGCTCGAAGCGGCAATGTCGTGCAAGGAGCCGGATCGATTAGTACTTTGACTTGGGAAGATGCGAAAGCGATCGAGAACGGTGCACCTTCCGCCAAAATCGTCTCGGCAACGCTACAGCGATCGACTCAAGTGGTGTATGGCGGCACAAACACGAACACAACGGTTTACGGGGCAGATGTGAACTATCCCGAAGCTCGAAACACTCATCCTCAAATGGGTCGCTATTTCACTCAACAAGAACTCGATCAATCGGCTCAAGTGGCAGTCCTTGGTTCAACCGTTCAGAAAAAACTGTTTGGTAACTCAACTGGATTAAATGAGAAAATTCGGGTTCAAGGTGAGATCTATCGCGTGATCGGTGTGATGGAATCAAAAGGTAGTCAAGGACCAATGGATCGGGATGATACGGTCTTTATTCCGCTCACTACGATGTCTTCTCGAATTGTCGGGAATAATGCGATTCGAGGTGTTTCAGTCAATACCATTTGGATCAAAGGTGCAAATCAAGAAGCGCTGACTGCCGCACAGTTTCAAGTCACGAATATCTTACGATTGCGCCACAATATCTACAATCCAGACAATGATGATTTTCGGATTATGAATCAATCCGATTTGATTAGTACCTTCTCGAATGTGATTGGAGTACTCACCGTTTTAGTCGTTGCGATCGCAAGTATTTCTCTCGTGGTCGGTGGCATTGGAATCGCAAACATTATGCTGGTTTCGGTGGTTGAACGAACTCGCGAAATTGGTGTCAGAAAAGCTTTAGGTGCAAGTAACTCAGCCATTTTGACACAGTTCATGATTGAAGCCATTTCGATCTCGATGTTAGGCGGTGTTGTTGGTGCAGGAACAGGCGTGTTAATTGCGTTTGGAAGTTCGCTTGCCTTTAGCTTTCCATTTGTCGTTTCTAGTGCCTCGATCGTAGTTGGATTTGTTCTTTCAACAGGCGTAGGATTCATCGCAGGTGTGATTCCCGCTCGAAACGCGGCTCGATTAGATCCGATTACAGCACTTCGGAGTGAATAG
- a CDS encoding efflux transporter, RND family, MFP subunit (similar to AA sequence:cyanobase_aa:Cyan7425_1398), giving the protein MTTQINPSLWYQSLPKQFRSRWLIGLLLAGGIAGGGFSLYRTVASSQSSDRQMVTSIAQQKTLPITISANGTIKPQRTINLSPKTSGYLKQLLVKEGDRVQEGQIVAYMDDSNLQGQLTQSRAQLAQQEANLNKLINGNRSEDIAQSEAQLTEAQAKLQQVQTGNRPEDIAQAQAQLSKAQADLRAAEDDLQRNQSLATAGAISAQTVVQKRSARDAAQAAVNQAQSALRLQQNGSRSEEIAQARSQVEQRQQALNLLRAGSRPEDIEAARAQVEAARGALQTIQTQLNDTVIKAPFTGVVTKKYSDPGSFVTPTTAGSSVEGSASNSILTLASTYQVVAYLDESNVAQVKVGQPVKIKADSYPDRTFNGTVSQVAAQATTTSNVTSFEVQVGLESAAQELLKVGTNAEVEFQVGQLNNAIFVPSAAIVRQQNGTGVYVLGQDKKPVLKPVEIGTTVDEQTEVKTGLSQNDQVLVSFPPGSEPKAQVRGPLGDLTGGNRNRSNSQSGNSQSGNSQSGNNAPPPPGQ; this is encoded by the coding sequence ATGACCACCCAAATTAATCCGTCACTCTGGTATCAATCGCTTCCAAAGCAATTCCGCTCTCGTTGGCTGATCGGACTGCTGCTAGCGGGTGGCATTGCTGGCGGCGGATTTAGCCTTTACCGAACTGTTGCATCTTCCCAAAGTAGCGATCGACAAATGGTGACTTCGATCGCACAGCAAAAAACACTCCCGATTACGATCTCCGCCAATGGAACGATCAAGCCACAGCGCACAATCAACTTGAGTCCGAAGACTTCAGGCTATCTCAAACAATTGTTAGTGAAAGAAGGCGATCGAGTTCAAGAAGGTCAGATCGTTGCTTATATGGATGACTCGAACTTACAGGGACAATTAACTCAATCGCGTGCCCAACTTGCACAACAAGAAGCCAATCTGAATAAACTAATCAATGGCAATCGATCGGAAGACATTGCTCAATCAGAGGCGCAACTGACTGAAGCTCAAGCGAAATTGCAACAAGTACAAACGGGTAATCGACCGGAAGATATTGCTCAAGCACAAGCACAATTGAGTAAAGCACAAGCAGACTTAAGAGCCGCAGAAGATGATTTGCAACGGAATCAGAGCTTGGCAACTGCGGGTGCAATTTCAGCGCAAACGGTGGTGCAAAAACGTTCAGCGCGAGATGCCGCTCAAGCAGCAGTGAATCAAGCTCAATCTGCACTGAGACTTCAACAGAATGGCAGTCGATCCGAAGAAATTGCTCAAGCTCGATCGCAAGTTGAGCAACGTCAGCAAGCCTTGAATCTACTCAGAGCAGGCTCGCGCCCAGAAGATATTGAAGCGGCTCGTGCCCAAGTTGAAGCGGCTCGTGGAGCACTGCAAACGATTCAAACTCAGTTAAATGATACGGTGATCAAAGCACCGTTTACAGGAGTTGTGACTAAGAAATACTCTGATCCGGGTTCGTTTGTGACACCGACGACCGCAGGAAGCAGCGTAGAAGGATCAGCTTCAAATTCGATTCTGACTTTAGCTTCGACTTATCAAGTAGTAGCTTACTTAGATGAATCGAACGTGGCGCAAGTCAAAGTGGGACAGCCTGTGAAAATTAAGGCAGATTCTTATCCCGATCGAACTTTCAATGGAACTGTGAGTCAGGTTGCCGCACAAGCTACTACAACCTCTAATGTAACAAGCTTTGAAGTTCAGGTTGGATTAGAATCGGCTGCACAAGAATTGCTCAAAGTTGGCACAAACGCAGAAGTTGAATTTCAAGTTGGACAACTGAACAATGCGATTTTTGTTCCTTCGGCTGCGATCGTGCGTCAGCAAAATGGTACAGGAGTCTATGTACTCGGTCAAGATAAGAAGCCTGTGTTGAAACCTGTTGAAATTGGAACAACAGTGGACGAACAGACCGAAGTGAAAACCGGACTAAGTCAGAATGATCAAGTGTTAGTCAGTTTTCCACCTGGATCAGAGCCGAAAGCGCAAGTTCGAGGACCGCTCGGAGATTTGACAGGCGGAAATCGCAACCGCAGTAACTCACAATCTGGTAACTCACAATCTGGTAACTCACAGTCCGGTAATAATGCTCCTCCGCCTCCAGGACAGTAA
- a CDS encoding alcohol dehydrogenase (similar to AA sequence:cyanobase_aa:LBDG_40330), with protein MYQAKAYSATSATAPLSSDTIKRRDVTENDVQIDILFCGVCHSDLHQVRNEWSAMPTVYPIVPGHEIVGRVTQVGASVSKFQPGDLVGVGCMVDSDGTCPQCEAGFEQFCPNATFTYNSPEKHIGGVTYGGYSDSIVVNERFVLRVPSNLDLAGVAPLLCAGITTYSPLRHWEVSKGKKVGIIGLGGLGHMGVKLAHAMGAHVVVFTTSPAKKEAALQLGADEVVVSRHSEEMQQHTGSFHFILDTVSADHDINAYLSLLRLDGNMTLVGVPPKPLSIEAFSLIMGRRNLSGSMIGGIAETQEMLDFCGEHNITAEVEVIPIQKVNEAYDRLLKSDVKYRFSIDLTSLKSE; from the coding sequence ATGTATCAAGCTAAGGCTTACTCTGCAACCAGCGCCACCGCACCCCTCAGTTCAGACACGATCAAGCGGCGCGATGTGACCGAGAACGATGTCCAGATCGACATTCTCTTCTGTGGAGTCTGCCATTCTGACCTGCACCAAGTCCGCAACGAATGGAGCGCCATGCCCACCGTTTACCCGATCGTACCAGGGCATGAGATTGTTGGTCGGGTCACTCAAGTCGGCGCATCCGTCTCCAAGTTCCAACCCGGCGACCTCGTAGGAGTGGGCTGTATGGTCGATTCAGATGGAACTTGCCCGCAGTGCGAAGCGGGATTTGAACAATTCTGTCCGAACGCCACCTTTACCTACAACTCGCCTGAGAAGCACATTGGGGGCGTGACCTACGGCGGCTACTCGGATAGTATTGTCGTCAATGAGCGCTTCGTGCTGCGCGTTCCCTCAAACCTCGATCTGGCGGGCGTTGCGCCGCTTTTATGCGCTGGAATCACGACTTACTCTCCGTTGCGTCACTGGGAGGTCTCAAAGGGCAAAAAGGTCGGTATCATCGGTCTCGGTGGATTGGGACACATGGGTGTGAAGTTGGCTCATGCAATGGGAGCGCACGTTGTGGTCTTTACCACCTCTCCTGCTAAGAAAGAAGCTGCACTTCAACTCGGTGCGGATGAAGTCGTGGTTTCCCGTCACTCAGAGGAGATGCAGCAGCACACGGGCAGTTTTCACTTCATTCTCGATACCGTCTCTGCCGATCATGACATTAACGCTTATCTCAGCTTGCTCCGTCTCGATGGCAACATGACCCTTGTGGGTGTCCCTCCGAAACCGCTGAGTATTGAAGCATTCAGTCTAATTATGGGTCGTCGTAATCTCTCTGGTTCAATGATTGGAGGGATTGCTGAAACTCAGGAAATGCTCGATTTTTGTGGAGAACACAATATTACGGCGGAGGTCGAAGTGATTCCGATTCAGAAGGTGAACGAAGCCTACGATCGATTACTCAAATCTGATGTGAAGTACCGTTTCTCGATCGATTTGACCTCGCTCAAATCTGAGTAA
- a CDS encoding leucyl aminopeptidase (similar to AA sequence:cyanobase_aa:LBDG_20030) — protein MNLTVTGTPLLEWTGDGLAIALFEGAELTGDLADLDQKLSGAIADLIADAEFKGKSGSTASTRIAGSPIRKLLLVGLGKPDAFTLETLRRSSAAAAKLAKRERCKTVGMSFPIHENDSAGTTQAIVEGIELSLYKDLRFKSEPDDSAKIESIELLGLAGQEAEIEKARQICSGVFLARELVAAPANYVTPITMAETALAIANEYGLDIQILEKEDCEKLGMGAFLGVAQASDLPPKFIHIIYRPQGTPRKKVAIIGKGLTFDSGGLNIKGAGSGIEMMKTDMGGAGATFGAVKAIAQLKPDVEVHFISAVTENMISGRAIHPGDILTASNGKTIEINNTDAEGRLTLADALVYTEKLGVDAIVDLATLTGACVIALGDNIAGLWSPNDELADQLLKASEQSGEKLWRMPMEEKYFDSMKSGIADMKNTGARAGGAISAALFLKQFVKETPWAHLDVAGPVWADKENGYNGAGATGYGVRTLVNWVLA, from the coding sequence ATGAATTTAACAGTCACGGGAACTCCACTCCTCGAATGGACAGGCGATGGTTTAGCGATCGCACTCTTTGAAGGTGCAGAATTAACAGGCGATCTCGCAGATTTAGATCAAAAATTGTCAGGCGCGATCGCAGATCTAATTGCAGATGCAGAATTCAAAGGAAAATCAGGCAGTACGGCATCCACTCGGATCGCAGGTAGCCCGATTCGGAAACTCTTACTCGTGGGATTGGGTAAGCCAGATGCCTTCACTCTTGAAACATTACGTCGATCGAGTGCAGCAGCAGCAAAATTAGCCAAACGCGAACGCTGCAAAACGGTAGGCATGAGTTTTCCGATTCACGAGAACGATTCAGCGGGAACCACTCAAGCGATCGTCGAAGGGATTGAATTATCTCTGTACAAAGATCTTCGCTTTAAGTCAGAACCCGATGACAGTGCGAAGATTGAATCAATTGAACTCCTCGGTTTAGCAGGTCAAGAAGCTGAGATCGAGAAAGCGCGTCAAATTTGTTCTGGAGTATTCCTTGCTCGTGAATTAGTCGCGGCTCCTGCAAACTATGTTACTCCGATTACGATGGCGGAAACGGCACTCGCGATCGCGAACGAATACGGCTTAGATATTCAAATTCTCGAAAAAGAAGATTGCGAAAAGCTCGGCATGGGAGCGTTCTTAGGCGTTGCCCAAGCTTCTGATCTCCCACCAAAATTTATTCACATCATTTACAGACCACAAGGCACTCCCCGCAAGAAAGTGGCAATCATTGGCAAGGGTCTCACCTTCGATTCGGGTGGCTTGAACATCAAAGGTGCAGGAAGCGGCATCGAAATGATGAAAACGGATATGGGTGGCGCGGGTGCAACCTTCGGAGCAGTCAAAGCGATCGCACAATTGAAACCCGATGTCGAAGTGCATTTCATCAGCGCTGTGACCGAGAACATGATCAGCGGTCGAGCCATTCATCCAGGCGACATTCTCACCGCCTCGAATGGAAAAACGATCGAGATCAATAACACCGATGCAGAAGGACGATTAACGCTGGCTGATGCGCTGGTGTATACCGAAAAGTTGGGTGTTGATGCGATCGTGGATCTTGCAACGCTCACCGGAGCTTGTGTGATTGCTTTGGGCGATAACATTGCAGGCTTGTGGAGTCCGAATGATGAACTTGCGGATCAACTCCTCAAAGCGAGTGAACAAAGCGGAGAAAAACTCTGGCGAATGCCAATGGAAGAGAAGTACTTTGATAGTATGAAATCGGGCATTGCGGATATGAAGAACACGGGTGCTCGTGCAGGTGGCGCGATCTCGGCAGCGTTGTTTCTCAAGCAATTTGTGAAGGAAACGCCTTGGGCGCATTTAGATGTAGCAGGTCCGGTTTGGGCTGATAAAGAAAACGGCTACAACGGCGCAGGAGCAACAGGTTACGGAGTTAGAACATTAGTGAACTGGGTGCTGGCATAG
- a CDS encoding hypothetical protein Npun_AR283 (similar to AA sequence:cyanobase_aa:LBDG_30810), translated as MEESVIYQAIQKEAQEKTKREITINLLREGFPIDSIACGTGLSIEEVQQLQQQLNDSAQQA; from the coding sequence GTGGAAGAATCCGTAATCTACCAAGCGATTCAAAAAGAGGCTCAGGAGAAAACGAAACGAGAAATCACAATCAACTTGCTTCGAGAAGGTTTTCCGATCGACTCTATTGCTTGTGGAACTGGATTATCGATCGAGGAAGTTCAACAACTCCAACAGCAACTTAATGACTCCGCACAGCAGGCTTAG